Proteins from one Mobula birostris isolate sMobBir1 chromosome 10, sMobBir1.hap1, whole genome shotgun sequence genomic window:
- the LOC140203980 gene encoding uncharacterized protein: MDENGGGGKKAAAEPVLNPGAGPRAHPARDKGTQTAVEKPFKCGDCGKGFGTQSELDSHRRCHTGERPFACVVCGKGFSRSSDLRVHQRVHTGERPFTCPVCDKSFTRSSHLLTHQRVHTGERPYSCSVCGKGFTQLSNRLRHQRLHTGERPFSCPVCRKGFTDSSTLLRHRRLHTEERPFVCSVCGKGFTRSPHLLTHQRVHTGERPFACSICGRKFTQSSHLLTHQHSHSGERPFRCSICGRGFAQLSLLLAHQHVHAENNPVRYPEEEEEEERRRQQEGEGAAAGEEAVAGEDPVPEEGLDPGAAPPLISPSAPASLLLTGRPSRAGERPFKCSVCAKAFTCLSHLLRHLRVHSGERPFQCSVCEKGFTQSSSLLTHQRIHTGERPFSCSECGKGFSRSSHLLRHQRVHV; this comes from the coding sequence ATGGACGAGAACGGTGGTGGGGGCAAGAAGGCCGCCGCGGAGCCGGTGCTGAATCCGGGCGCCGGGCCGCGAGCCCATCCGGCGAGAGACAAGGGCACCCAGACGGCCGTCGAGAAGCCCTTCAAGTGCGGGGACTGCGGCAAGGGCTTCGGCACCCAGTCCGAGCTGGACAGCCACCGACGCTGCCACACCGGCGAGCGCCCATTCGCCTGCGTGGTCTGCGGCAAGGGCTTCAGCCGCTCCTCCGACCTGCGGGTGCACCAGAGGGTGCACACGGGCGAGCGGCCCTTCACCTGCCCCGTCTGCGACAAGAGCTTCACCCGTTCCTCGCACCTGCTCACCCACCAGCGCGTGCACACCGGCGAGCGGCCCTACAGCTGCTCTGTCTGCGGCAAGGGCTTCACCCAGCTCTCCAACCGGCTGCGGCACCAGCGCCTGCACACCGGCGAGCGGCCCTTCTCCTGCCCCGTCTGCCGCAAGGGCTTCACTGACTCCTCCACGCTACTGCGGCACCGCCGCCTCCACACCGAGGAGCGGCCCTTCGTCTGCTCCGTCTGCGGCAAGGGCTTCACCCGCTCGCCGCACCTGCTCACCCACCAGCGCGTGCACACCGGCGAGCGGCCCTTCGCCTGCTCCATCTGCGGTCGCAAGTTCACCCAGTCCTCCCACCTGCTCACCCACCAGCACAGCCACAGCGGCGAGCGCCCCTTCCGCTGCTCCATCTGCGGCCGCGGCTTCGCCCAGCTCTCGCTGCTGCTGGCCCACCAGCACGTGCACGCCGAGAACAACCCCGTCCGCTAcccggaggaggaggaggaggaggagcggcGGCGGCAGCAGGAGGGCGAGGGCGCGGCGGCCGGGGAGGAGGCGGTCGCCGGGGAGGACCCGGTTCCCGAGGAGGGTCTGGACCCCGGCGCCGCGCCACCCCTCATCTCCCCCTCTGCCCCCGCCTCCCTGCTGCTGACGGGCCGCCCGTCCCGCGCCGGTGAGCGGCCCTTCAAGTGCTCGGTGTGCGCCAAGGCCTTCACCTGCCTGTCACACCTGCTGAGGCACCTGCGGGTGCACAGCGGCGAGCGGCCCTTCCAGTGCTCTGTCTGCGAGAAGGGCTTCACCCAGTCCTCCTCGCTGCTCACCCACCAGCGCATCCACACTGGGGAGCGCCCCTTCTCCTGCTCCGAGTGCGGCAAGGGTTTCTCTCGCTCCTCCCACCTGCTGCGGCACCAGAGGGTCCATGTCTGA